In the Scylla paramamosain isolate STU-SP2022 chromosome 14, ASM3559412v1, whole genome shotgun sequence genome, one interval contains:
- the LOC135106883 gene encoding inactive hydroxysteroid dehydrogenase-like protein 1, with amino-acid sequence MLGKECWVVDLCIGVGAFFIIKWILKFLCSVLTVVRVTFVSFIWPRNLVKEYGGKWAVVTGSTDGIGKEYGRQLAQKGMNIVLISRNLEKLKKTEEEIRQECGVDVHVIQADFSHGREIYERIAEGLKDKDIGVLVNNVGYFDVPGRFMNVSEEEIWRYVNVNMASVLAMTRLVLPQMLARNRGAIINISSMFGLCPIPFVSTYAATKAFVSSFSHALEYEYRQSGITVQTVHPSFIKTNMLSSFPHVHNRGFIAPKPADWVSSCLSTLGYYRTTGGTWGHAVVIFILTTCNRRLVMYGFSRLGEFLKANLRKTS; translated from the exons ATGTTGGGGAAGGAGTGTTGGGTGGTGGATCTCTGTATTGGAGTAGGCGCATTTTTCATTATCAAATGGATTCTCAAGTTTTTGTGCAGCGTGTTGACGGTGGTTCGAGTGACCTTCGTCTCTTTCATCTGGCCGAGGAACTTGGTGAAAGAATATGGAGGGAAGTGGGcag TTGTGACGGGAAGCACTGACGGTATTGGCAAGGAGTATGGAAGGCAACTGgcacagaaagggatgaacaTTGTGCTGATCTCAAGAAATCTGGAAAAACTcaagaagacggaggaggaaatCA GGCAGGAGTGTGGAGTGGACGTTCACGTCATCCAGGCAGACTTTAGTCATGGCCGTGAAATTTATGAAAGGATCGCTGAGGGACTGAAGGATAAGGATATTGGTGTCCTCG TAAACAACGTGGGGTACTTTGATGTTCCCGGGAGGTTCATGAATGTATCAGAGGAAGAGATCTGGAGGTACGTGAATGTCAACATGGCGTCGGTGTTGGCCATGACTCGTCTGGTGTTACCTCAGATGCTGGCCAGGAACCGCGGTGCTATCATCAATATCAGTTCCATGTTTGGGTTGTGTCCCATACCGTTTGTTAGTACGTACGCCGCTACCAAG GCCTTTGTTAGCAGTTTCTCGCATGCCCTGGAGTATGAGTATCGCCAAAGCGGCATCACGGTGCAGACTGTACACCCAAGTTTCATAAAAACAAATATGCTGTCTTCCTTCCCCCACGTGCATAATAGAG GTTTCATCGCTCCCAAACCTGCTGATTGGGTGTCCAGTTGCCTGAGTACCCTTGGCTATTACAGAACCACTGGGGGAACCTGGGGCCACGCAGTTGTG ATTTTCATTTTAACGACGTGCAACAGACGCCTGGTGATGTATGGCTTCTCGAGGCTGGGCGAGTTTCTTAAGGCGAATCTTAGGAAGACTTCATAA